The proteins below come from a single Argentina anserina chromosome 1, drPotAnse1.1, whole genome shotgun sequence genomic window:
- the LOC126793225 gene encoding beta-galactosidase 3: protein MKSNSIYKLGLFLGLVWFLGFQLAQCTVTYDRKAIVINGQRRILISGSIHYPRSTPEMWEDLIQKAKDGGLDVVETYVFWNGHEPSPGNFNFEGRYDLVRFLKTVQKAGLYAHVRIGPYVCAEWNFGGFPVWLKYVPGISFRTDNEPFKRAMQGFTEKIVGLMKSEKLFESQGGPIILSQIENEYGAQSKLFGAAGHNYMTWAAEMAVGLGTGVPWVMCKEEDAPDPVINTCNGFYCDSFSPNKPYKPTIWTEAWSGWFTEFGGPIHQRPVQDLAYAVARFIQKGGSFVNYYMYHGGTNFGRTAGGPFITTSYDYDAPLDEYGLMRQPKYGHLKELHKAIKMCERALVSADPIITSLGDFQQAHVYTSESGDCAAFLSNHNSKSAARVMFNNMHYNLPPWSISILPDCRNVVFNTAKVGVQTSQMQMLPTNVQTLLWEIYDEDLTSLDDSSTITAPGLLEQINVTRDTTDYLWYITSVDIGSSESFLRGGELPTLIVQSTCHAVHIFINGQLSGSAFGSREARRFTYTGKVNLRAGTNKIALLSVAVGLPNVGGHFEAYNTGILGPVALHGLNQGKWDLSWQKWTYQVGLKGEAMNLVSPNSFSTVGWLQASLVAQKQQPLTWHKSIFDAPEGDEPLALDMEGMGKGQIWINGQSIGRYWTAFANGDCNGCSYAGGFRPTKCQTGCGKPTQRYYHVPRSWLKPTQNLLVIFEELGGDPSRISVVKRSVSTVCADVAEYHPTIKNWHIESYGKVQDFHSPKVHLRCNAGQSISCIKFASFGTPFGTCGTYQQGSCHASTSYAVIEKKCIGKQRCAVTISNSNFGDPCPKVLKRLSVEAVCAPTTSTTVQPNWRG from the exons ATGAAAAGCAACTCAATTTACAAGCTTGGCTTGTTCTTGGGCTTGGTTTGGTTCTTGGGGTTTCAGCTGGCTCAGTGTACTGTGACTTATGATAGGAAGGCCATTGTGATTAATGGGCAGAGGAGAATTCTCATTTCTGGTTCAATACACTACCCCAGAAGCACTCCTGAG ATGTGGGAGGATCTGATACAGAAGGCAAAAGATGGAGGTCTTGATGTGGTGGAAACCTATGTGTTCTGGAATGGCCATGAACCTTCTCCTGGCAAT TTCAATTTTGAAGGGAGGTATGATCTGGTGAGATTCCTGAAGACTGTACAGAAAGCAGGTCTCTATGCACATGTTCGCATTGGGCCTTATGTTTGTGCTGAGTGGAATTTTGG GGGTTTTCCTGTTTGGCTGAAATATGTTCCAGGCATCAGTTTCAGAACAGACAATGAGCCTTTCaag AGGGCAATGCAAGGATTTACCGAGAAGATTGTGGGACTGATGAAGAGTGAAAAATTGTTCGAGTCCCAGGGAGGCCCCATTATTCTATCACAG ATTGAGAACGAGTACGGAGCTCAAAGCAAGTTATTTGGAGCTGCTGGACATAATTACATGACCTGGGCAGCAGAGATGGCTGTTGGGTTGGGAACTGGGGTCCCATGGGTTATGTGCAAGGAAGAAGATGCTCCAGATCCAGTG ATAAACACATGTAATGGATTCTACTGTGATTCTTTCTCTCCCAACAAACCATACAAGCCTACCATTTGGACAGAGGCCTGGAGTGGCTG gtttACGGAGTTTGGAGGTCCAATTCACCAACGGCCAGTTCAGGACTTAGCATACGCTGTGGCCAGATTTATACAGAAAGGAGGATCATTTGTTAATTATTACATG TACCATGGGGGAACCAACTTTGGACGCACAGCAGGGGGACCTTTCATCACTACCAGCTATGACTATGATGCTCCCTTAGATGAATATG GTTTAATGAGGCAACCAAAATATGGGCATCTGAAGGAGCTTCATAAGGCTATTAAGATGTGTGAACGGGCTTTAGTTTCAGCTGATCCTATCATTACTTCATTGGGGGACTTTCAACAG GCTCATGTCTATACTTCAGAATCAGGAGACTGTGCAGCATTTCTTTCAAACCACAATTCCAAGTCAGCTGCAAGAGTGATGTTTAATAACATGCACTATAACCTGCCTCCATGGTCCATCAGTATCCTTCCTGATTGCAGAAATGTAGTATTCAACACTGCAAAG GTTGGAGTTCAAACATCACAAATGCAAATGTTGCCAACAAATGTTCAGACTCTATTGTGGGAAATTTATGATGAAGATCTTACATCTCTGGACGACAGCTCAACAATCACTGCTCCTGGTCTGTTGGAACAGATAAATGTTACAAGGGATACTACTGATTACCTTTGGTACATAACTAG CGTTGACATTGGTTCATCTGAATCCTTCCTACGTGGAGGGGAACTCCCCACTCTTATTGTTCAGTCAACATGTCATGCTGTGCATATCTTCATTAATGGACAGCTTTCAG GTTCTGCTTTTGGATCAAGGGAGGCTAGGAGATTTACATATACTGGCAAAGTCAATCTACGTGCAGGAACCAACAAAATTGCACTGCTCAGTGTTGCTGTTGGATTGCCA AATGTGGGTGGACACTTTGAGGCATATAATACAGGAATCCTTGGCCCAGTTGCACTTCATGGACTAAATCAGGGAAAATGGGACTTGTCTTGGCAGAAATGGACCTACCAG GTTGGATTGAAAGGAGAAGCCATGAACCTTGTATCTCCAAATAGTTTTTCCACTGTTGGATGGCTGCAAGCATCATTAGTTGCTCAAAAACAGCAGCCATTGACTTGGCATAAG AGTATTTTCGATGCACCTGAAGGAGATGAACCTTTGGCTCTGGATATGGAGGGAATGGGAAAAGGCCAGATATGGATAAATGGGCAGAGTATTGGAAGATACTGGACTGCATTTGCTAATGGTGATTGCAACGGCTGCAGTTATGCTGGAGGTTTCAGACCTACAAAGTGTCAAACAGGTTGTGGCAAACCCACACAACGATA CTATCACGTGCCTCGGTCCTGGTTAAAGCCAACACAAAATCTGTTGGTAATTTTTGAGGAACTTGGAGGTGATCCTTCAAGAATTTCTGTTGTAAAGAGATCTGTGAGCACTGTTTGCGCTGACGTTGCTGAATACCATCCAACCATAAAGAACTGGCACATCGAAAGCTATGGAAAGGTACAAGACTTTCACAGCCCCAAGGTTCACTTGCGGTGTAATGCAGGCCAGTCCATCTCTTGCATTAAATTCGCTAGCTTTGGCACACCTTTTGGCACCTGTGGAACTTACCAGCAAGGAAGTTGCCATGCTTCAACATCATATGCTGTAATAGAGAAG AAGTGCATAGGGAAGCAGAGATGTGCAGTCACCATATCCAACAGTAACTTCGGAGATCCATGCCCGAAGGTGTTGAAGCGCCTCTCAGTTGAAGCAGTTTGTGCTCCCACAACTTCGACAACTGTGCAACCCAATTGGAGGGGTTAG
- the LOC126793318 gene encoding thioredoxin H-type gives MAAEEGQVVGVHTVDAWTELLQKANDTKKLMVVDFTASWCGPCRTIAPFLSELAKKLPNVIFVKIDVDELKSVAQDWAVEAMPTFMFLKEGNIVDKVVGAKKEELQQTVAKHVASASA, from the exons ATGGCAGCAGAGGAGGGACAAGTCGTCGGTGTTCACACTGTGGATGCATGGACCGAGCTGCTTCAGAAGGCAAACGACACCAAGAAActg ATGGTAGTTgatttcactgcttcatggTGTGGACCGTGCCGCACCATTGCACCGTTCTTGTCGGAGCTGGCGAAGAAGCTTCCAAATGTCATCTTCGTAAAGATTGATGTGGATGAGTTGAAG TCTGTTGCTCAAGATTGGGCTGTGGAGGCAATGCCGACCTTCATGTTTCTGAAAGAAGGGAATATTGTGGACAAAGTGGTGGGAGCAAAGAAAGAGGAACTGCAGCAGACTGTAGCAAAGCACGTAGCTTCTGCTTctgcttga
- the LOC126793305 gene encoding protein RTE1-HOMOLOG isoform X1, whose product MIHYCILEGHGVKIRMQVRTLAMEENGDSEHHMMIEGSASPTLQIDPKRARFPSCIVWTPLPVISWFIPFVGHIGICREDGVILDFAGPNFVSVDDFAFGAPTRYIQISKEKCCAIPCPSEHEAVLHDDPGRDILTWDDALRKGTQEFQHRSYNLLTCNCHSFVANSLNRLGFRSGGWNVVNLAALIFLKGEWVSVGSMVRTFLPFLIIFSVGLAIGGTTFLTYLGFFIAFLVGWFLLGTYCFKNLIQL is encoded by the exons ATGATTCACTATTGCATTTTGGAAGGTCATGGAGTAAAAATCAGAATG CAGGTTCGGACTCTGGCAATGGAAGAAAATGGAGACTCCGAGCACCACATGATGATTGAGGGAAGTGCTTCACCGACTTTGCAAATTGACCCTAAAAGAGCCCGGTTTCCAAGCTGCATTGTGTGGACACCGCTTCCTGTTATATCATGGTTCATTCCTTTTGTTGGCCACATTGGCATATGCAGAGAAGATggtgtgattttggactttgcAGGACCAAATTTTGTGTCCGTGGATGACTTTGCATTTGGAGCACCAACTCGCTACATCCAAATAAGCAAAGAAAAG TGTTGTGCTATACCCTGCCCATCTGAGCATGAAGCAGTGTTGCATGATGATCCTGGAAGGGACATATTGACATGGGATGATGCACTTCGTAAGGGCACTCAAGAATTTCAACACCGGTCTTATAATCTTCTTACCTGCAATTGCCACTCCTTCGTAGCCAACAGCCTTAACAGGTTAGGCTTTCGTTCTGGTGGGTGGAATGTGGTGAACCTCGCAGCTCTCATCTTCCTCAAGGGTGAGTGGGTAAGTGTAGGATCCATGGTGCGGACTTTTTTGCCATTTTTAATAATATTCAGTGTTGGACTGGCAATAGGAGGTACAACATTCCTGACTTACTTGGGATTCTTCATTGCCTTCCTTGTTGGTTGGTTTCTTCTTGGGACTTACTGTTTCAAGAACTTGATTCAGTTGTAG
- the LOC126793305 gene encoding protein RTE1-HOMOLOG isoform X2 — protein sequence MEENGDSEHHMMIEGSASPTLQIDPKRARFPSCIVWTPLPVISWFIPFVGHIGICREDGVILDFAGPNFVSVDDFAFGAPTRYIQISKEKCCAIPCPSEHEAVLHDDPGRDILTWDDALRKGTQEFQHRSYNLLTCNCHSFVANSLNRLGFRSGGWNVVNLAALIFLKGEWVSVGSMVRTFLPFLIIFSVGLAIGGTTFLTYLGFFIAFLVGWFLLGTYCFKNLIQL from the exons ATGGAAGAAAATGGAGACTCCGAGCACCACATGATGATTGAGGGAAGTGCTTCACCGACTTTGCAAATTGACCCTAAAAGAGCCCGGTTTCCAAGCTGCATTGTGTGGACACCGCTTCCTGTTATATCATGGTTCATTCCTTTTGTTGGCCACATTGGCATATGCAGAGAAGATggtgtgattttggactttgcAGGACCAAATTTTGTGTCCGTGGATGACTTTGCATTTGGAGCACCAACTCGCTACATCCAAATAAGCAAAGAAAAG TGTTGTGCTATACCCTGCCCATCTGAGCATGAAGCAGTGTTGCATGATGATCCTGGAAGGGACATATTGACATGGGATGATGCACTTCGTAAGGGCACTCAAGAATTTCAACACCGGTCTTATAATCTTCTTACCTGCAATTGCCACTCCTTCGTAGCCAACAGCCTTAACAGGTTAGGCTTTCGTTCTGGTGGGTGGAATGTGGTGAACCTCGCAGCTCTCATCTTCCTCAAGGGTGAGTGGGTAAGTGTAGGATCCATGGTGCGGACTTTTTTGCCATTTTTAATAATATTCAGTGTTGGACTGGCAATAGGAGGTACAACATTCCTGACTTACTTGGGATTCTTCATTGCCTTCCTTGTTGGTTGGTTTCTTCTTGGGACTTACTGTTTCAAGAACTTGATTCAGTTGTAG